In one window of Synchiropus splendidus isolate RoL2022-P1 chromosome 15, RoL_Sspl_1.0, whole genome shotgun sequence DNA:
- the setd2 gene encoding histone-lysine N-methyltransferase SETD2 isoform X1 has protein sequence MLSNHLLSKGTKMKVNLEDQGRQKVSFSFSQTKKPLQSVFIIPEKPAAELPASAVTTSDKERENAELKLPHTVSSSLSEASSRKAVSSATKLKTNLAKLQSKIDVLGSEQSTSDAGVVAFSFKTTAGVHSSETSPPESSETRQGVDSKNPTPSSGKAAEGSSKVQENVCKKDVKSHPDRAPPGSDSDSDSLQTPSCRKSSDFKSKTSLDCSGRAAKKSSSGSHADERERSSTKRPDNYERSSSRSRSDRDSRHTCSRSSRSEKDRWRSRSRSRSRSRGSRTSSSHSRSDRCRGERGSRSDRSYYHDSDRRSYRSPPRRDRRRSRSRNDRTKDSSDSEEDHRKTRTRTSDSIRTATYSSSHKESKSSSHSKSEKPSKAVDSPYSSGSDRRTYSSRSERSSKRLSDSDSKQRSSPHRDSSYQKTGSYRRPETNSKSSSSHHTYSRHQKSNSTDSDANHKKTSQTAEKCSSAAEISTSVEHRPSKEPIQVHPSLDRQPSDSNVRIPKAFLHSFVAETQRQTSEGQRGGHGCPGQQENKPCTSLQGSPTVEPVGSIESVCDLKSTSHDDMKPLCADDRTKQEEHMISVSYISRATELQKRNKSEVDCSSGRHDDDAIVVINVAHDESSKQNFGDAGNPQLIRVEGRPPGADWPCRGFENSPACDVQAAESLRAVGGLSKKTRWDIIGENDGHPLGKENPLEKDDESTVVSASQETTHSKIVARSHGSSLSETGSACEGNNIQRDLLKVHATADHSDALLGHPQKTNSHDPVLTGVPPGQREGMPSSDVESASRESTSCSRRPSRQDPLGARREASDSDNSEYDSDCGEEIKRLHSVVVVPQSSSLTGSQDTAAPPCIPLDGGDVQNRLGSLQDVDSSKASTSCQSQSNTIDSTSHSESIGSMEIKSYVTVDMAVTEPAAVENGEPDSRICTYYHTTSSGDGLACRGGSALGSDQSQLELPSSTFQQPDSSHGLPAPSCEALGTSYHGQDLRDGSWMQDIPPVPIYVTNSYSQATERFPDPVSEIHPDSLTNDHEDYKLSGLAKAAVEYGAANSSQSSCFVQGHEISSNSRGSSVPDPPREDRFRQHRSRGPPKKRRPEIESDSDNEAEAGPAGKRERLGQSADAKEPQAKPEAQWPTLNLLDFQDSGKWKDLAKSKKMPPYFDLIEENLYLTERKKSKSHRDIKRMQCECSVLSREERSRGVLACGEDCLNRLLMIECSSRCLNGAYCSNRRFQMKQHADFEVILTEDKGWGLRAAKDLPPNTFVLEYCGEVLDHKEFKARVKEYARNKNIHYYFMALKNNEIIDATLKGNCSRFMNHSCEPNCETQKWTVNGQVRVGFFTTKAVTAGTELTFDYQFQRYGKEAQKCFCGAPSCRGFLGGENRVSVRAAGGKMKKDRSRKSALTTVDEELEALLENGEGLYDEKQVVSLCRLMVRVETMEQKLLCLKLIQDTRNPSCLKQFLDHHGLSLLWIFMVEISEAKGNNSGNIKLQLEIMKTLHVLPIPTKNMLEESRVLTFIQRWAQTKALPQAVEMDGYSSENTSRAQTPLNTPDGSASKLGAELDGDSAKPAVYRRLKIISENSLDSALSDASKASDGKDEDEEADDEDGDESSSGGLSDSKGLKEGAATETTPSAVDTEESQKEETHKEAETSSSSSEHSPAEVNHKTENTGGETMEPGEERKSSQPEVESLPAGEPESQPVTASVHVNLQAENVPLRVDTVEVLPDQTSDDSPAETQNVELPPVSESAVVTPESMAPAEVIASLSEQPAVGTPSQDEEEGVSDVESERSQEPQIGSLDISGMAAKLLDVWKDLKEVYRIPKKSQIEKDTNDRSRDRDVSLPRTTSGSRERDKERDRDYDRDWDRERERASDKIPRSSERRRRRSTSPPSSYERSSRRAEERFDSSKTPRGVGSKERNKLSTEERRKLFEQEVAQREAQKHQLQQQQQQQQQQQQLQTMAYDPALAYAASPGFINYPPGFPVQTYVEPSNPSAGKVRLPTPPCQPPPPQHLPSAPQATPVSDMTQHMAPAGRTAATPQQEPGVALLSVPAQAAPQVQSQQSYATIWDPTTQQAVTVQTQPAQQYAAAAAPPQAPPPQTAIYYQGQPCQTIYSLPAAYPQPSAPVIQAYAEPTASYLYPGHQQGVVVQQGGTVTTIVTSQTVQQEMIVSNNVIDLPPPSPPKPKTIVLPPNWKVARDPEGKIYYYHIVTRQTQWDPPTWEASGDNPSADHESEMDLGTPTYDENPSKFSTKTAEADTSSELAKKSKETFRKEMSQFIVQCLNPYRKPDCKLGRISNTEDFKHLARKLTHGVMNKELKACNNPEDLECNENVKHKTKEYIKKYMQRFGTVYKPKDDTEVY, from the exons ATGCTGTCCAACCATCTTTTGTCTAAAGGGACCAAGATGAAAGTCAACTTGGAGGACCAGGGCCGTCAGAAAGTGTCCTTTAGCTTCTCGCAGACAAAGAAGCCTCTGCAGAGTGTCTTCATCATCCCCGAGAAACCTGCCGCAGAGCTTCCTGCTTCTGCTGTGACAACCTCAGACAAAGAACGGGAGAATGCAGAGTTGAAGCTGCCTCACACTGTATCATCTTCACTGTCTGAGGCCAGTTCAAGAAAAGCAGTTTCATCAGCCACTAAGCttaaaacaaacttggcaaagCTTCAGTCCAAGATTGACGTGCTTGGTTCTGAGCAGTCAACTAGTGACGCTGGTGTCGTGGCCTTTAGTTTTAAGACGACAGCCGGTGTCCATTCCTCTGAAACTAGTCCGCCTGAGTCATCTGAGACCAGGCAAGGTGTCGACTCCAAGAATCCAACTCCATCCTCAGGAAAGGCTGCAGAGGGATCCAGTAAAGTGCAGGAAAATGTCTGCAAAAAGGACGTCAAATCTCACCCTGATCGCGCACCACCTGGCTCAGACTCTGACAGTGACTCGCTTCAAACCCCCTCCTGCCGTAAATCCTCTgattttaaaagcaaaacaagccTGGACTGCAGTGGCAGAGCGGCGAAAAAGTCTTCCTCTGGATCACATGCAGACGAAAGGGAAAGAAGCTCCACAAAGCGACCCGACAATTATGAAAGGTCCTCCAGTCGCTCTAGATCGGACCGCGACTCTAGACACACGTGCTCTCGCTCTTCGAGATCGGAAAAGGATCGGTGGCGGTCCAGGTCCCGATCTAGGTCTAGATCTCGAGGCTCCAGAACAAGTTCATCACACTCCAGGTCGGACAGATGCAGAGGTGAAAGAGGATCCCGCTCCGACAGGTCTTATTATCACGACTCTGATCGAAGATCTTACAGAAGTCCACCACGCAGGGACAGAAGACGCTCTCGTTCTCGAAATGACCGGACCAAGGATAGCTCTGACTCTGAAGAGGACCACAGGAAGACAAGGACGAGGACCAGCGACTCCATTCGGACCGCCACCTATTCAAGTTCACATAAAGAGTCAAAGTCCTCGTCTCATTCCAAATCCGAGAAACCCTCCAAAGCAGTAGATTCTCCTTATTCCTCTGGGTCCGACAGGCGGACGTATTCTTCGAGGTCAGAAAGGTCATCAAAGCGGCTTTCGGACTCGGATTCAAAGCAGAGGTCTTCACCACATCGAGACTCGTCGTATCAGAAGACCGGCAGCTATCGCAGGCCCGAGACAAACAGCAAAAGCTCTTCTAGTCATCACACTTACTCTCGTCACCAAAAGAGCAACTCGACAGACTCTGACGCAAATCACAAGAAAACATCACAGACGGCTGAGAAGTGCTCGAGCGCTGCTGAAATCTCCACAAGTGTGGAACACAGACCCTCCAAGGAGCCGATTCAAGTCCACCCCTCACTGGACAGACAACCAAGCGACTCAAATGTAAGAATCCCAAAAGCGTTCCTGCATAGTTTCGTAGCTGAAACGCAGCGTCAGACTAGTGAAGGTCAGAGAGGTGGTCACGGTTGTCCAGGACAACAGGAGAATAAACCGTGCACATCATTACAAGGTTCTCCTACAGTGGAACCGGTCGGATCAATTGAATCCGTTTGTGATCTAAAATCAACTTCACATGACGACATGAAACCACTCTGCGCTGATGACCGGACCAAACAGGAAGAACATATGATATCGGTCTCATACATTAGTAGAGCTACAGAATTGCAGAAGCGGAATAAAAGTGAAGTTGACTGTTCCTCTGGAcgacatgatgatgatgctaTTGTTGTCATCAACGTTGCTCACGATGAAAGCAGCAAGCAGAACTTCGGCGACGCGGGCAACCCCCAGCTGATCCGTGTAGAAGGTCGCCCACCGGGTGCGGATTGGCCCTGCCGTGGCTTTGAGAACTCGCCAGCGTGTGACGTTCAGGCTGCAGAGAGCCTCAGAGCAGTGGGCGGTTTGTCAAAAAAGACTCGGTGGGATATTATCGGGGAAAATGACGGTCATCCGCTGGGCAAAGAAAACCCATTGGAAAAAGATGACGAAAGCACAGTGGTCAGTGCGTCTCAAGAAACCACACATTCCAAAATCGTGGCGAGGAGTCACGGGTCGAGTTTGTCAGAGACAGGTTCTGCATGCGAGGGAAACAATATCCAAAGGGACCTGCTTAAAGTTCATGCCACTGCTGACCACAGCGACGCGTTACTGGGTCATCCTCAGAAGACAAACAGTCACGACCCTGTGCTCACAGGAGTCCCGCCCGGCCAAAGAGAGGGGATGCCCTCTTCCGACGTGGAAAGTGCCTCTCGGGAAAGTACGTCGTGTAGCAGAAGGCCGTCACGTCAGGATCCTTTGGGAGCACGGCGGGAAGCCAGTGATAGCGACAACTCTGAGTACGACTCCGATTGTGGAGAGGAAATCAAACGATTGCACTCAGTGGTGGTGGTTCCCCAGAGTTCCTCTCTGACAGGCTCGCAGGACACTGCAGCCCCGCCGTGCATTCCGCTGGATGGTGGAGACGTCCAGAATCGACTTGGCTCACTGCAAGACGTTGATTCCTCTAAAGCCAGTACATCCTGTCAGTCCCAGAGCAACACGATCGACAGCACGAGCCACTCGGAAAGCATCGGCTCGATGGAGATCAAATCGTACGTGACTGTTGACATGGCTGTCACGGAGCCTGCCGCCGTGGAGAATGGTGAGCCTGATTCAAGGATATGCACCTATTACCATACGACATCCAGTGGCGACGGTCTGGCATGTCGTGGTGGCTCAGCGTTGGGTTCTGATCAGTCCCAGCTGGAGCTCCCCAGTAGTACGTTCCAACAGCCAGACAGCAGTCACGGTCTCCCGGCGCCGAGTTGTGAAGCGTTAGGAACCTCGTATCATGGGCAGGACCTCCGCGACGGCTCCTGGATGCAGGACATTCCACCTGTGCCAATTTATGTGACGAACTCCTACTCCCAAGCCACAGAACGATTCCCGGATCCCGTCAGTGAAATCCATCCTGACTCTTTAACAAACGACCACGAGGACTACAAGTTGTCGGGTTTAGCCAAAGCTGCTGTGGAGTACGGTGCCGCTAACAGCTCACAATCGTCTTGCTTTGTGCAAGGTCATGAAATAAGCAGCAATAGCAGAGGCTCCTCCGTCCCCGACCCTCCAAGAGAAGACCGCTTTCGGCAGCACAGGAGCAGGGGTCCCCCGAAAAAGAGACGACCGGAAATCGAGTCCGACTCTGACAATGAAGCCGAAGCCGGGCCTGCGGGGAAACGTGAACGTCTGGGCCAGAGCGCCGACGCTAAGGAACCGCAGGCGAAACCTGAGGCGCAGTGGCCGACTCTAAACCTGCTCGACTTTCAAGACTCCGGTAAATGGAAGGATTTAGCCAAATCCAAAAAAATGCCGCCGTATTTCGACTTGATCGAGGAGAATCTCTACCTGACTGAAAG aaagaaaagcaaatCTCATCGTGATATCAAGAGAATGCAATGCGAGTGCTCAGTGTTGTCCAGAGAGGAGCGCTCCAGGGGGGTTTTAGCCTGCGGGGAAGACTGTTTGAATCGGCTTCTGATGATCGAATG CTCTTCCCGTTGCCTGAATGGAGCCTACTGCTCTAATCGCCGCTTCCAAATGAAACAGCATGCAGACTTTGAGGTCATCCTCACCGAAGACAAAGGCTGGGGTCTTCGGGCAGCCAAAGATTTGCCTCC aaacacatttgtacTGGAATACTGTGGCGAAGTGTTGGACCACAAAGAGTTCAAAGCCAGAGTGAAGGAGTACGCTCGGAACAAGAACATCCACTACTACTTCATGGCTCTGAAGAACAACGAG ATCATCGACGCCACACTGAAGGGTAATTGTTCCCGGTTCATGAACCACAGCTGTGAACCAAACTGCGAGACCCAAAAG TGGACGGTAAACGGCCAAGTTCGAGTGGGCTTCTTCACAACCAAGGCAGTCACAGCTGGAACGGAGCTCACTTTTGACTACCAGTTTCAGAGATATGG CAAGGAGGCTCAGAAATGCTTCTGCGGCGCCCCAAGCTGCAGAGGGTTCCTGGGAGGGGAGAACAGAGTGAGTGTTCGGGCAGCTGGAGGGAAAATGAAGAAAGATCGCAGTCGAAAAAGTGCTCTCACCACA GTGGACGAGGAACTGGAGGCTCTGCTGGAGAACGGCGAGGGCCTCTACGACGAGAAGCAGGTGGTGTCCCTCTGCCGACTCATGGTGCGGGTGGAGACCATGGAGCAGAAGCTCCTCTGTCTGAAACTCATCCAG GACACTCGGAACCCATCGTGTCTGAAGCAGTTTCTGGATCACCATGGCTTGTCGCTGTTGTGGATCTTCATGGTGGAGATTTCGGAAGCAAAGGGCAACAATTCCGGTAACATCAAGCTCCAGTTAGAG atcaTGAAGACTCTGCATGTGCTGCCCATACCTACCAAGAACATGCTGGAAGAGAGTCGAGTGCTGACTTTCATCCAGAGGTGGGCCCAGACCAAAGCTCTCCCCCAGGCTGTGGAGATGGACGGGTATTCCAGTGAGAACACGTCCAGAGCTCAAACCCCTCTCAACACCCCTGATGGCTCTGCCTCCAAGCTGGGAGCAGAGCTGGACGGGGACTCCGCCAAACCGGCCGTGTACCGACGCCTCAAAATAATCAGCGAGAACAGTCTGGACAGTGCGCTCTCCGACGCCAGCAAGGCCTCTGACGGgaaggatgaggatgaagaagcagaCGACGAGGACGGCGACGAGTCTTCCAGCGGCGGATTGTCGGACTCTAAAGGGTTGAAAGAGGGCGCCGCCACGGAGACGACGCCTTCTGCAGTGGATACAGAAGAGTCGCAGAAAGAGGAAACTCACAAAGAGGCAGAGACGAGCTCCAGCAGCTCGGAACACTCGCCGGCTGAGGTGAATCACAAGACGGAGAACACTGGTGGTGAGACCATGGAGCCCGGCGAGGAAAGGAAAAGCAGTCAGCCAGAGGTCGAGAGTTTACCTGCCGGAGAGCCGGAGAGTCAGCCAGTGACTGCTTCTGTGCACGTGAATCTGCAGGCAGAAAATGTGCCCCTCCGAGTGGACACCGTCGAGGTCCTTCCAGATCAGACTTCGGATGACAGTccagcagaaacacaaaacgtggAGCTTCCTCCTGTGAGTGAGTCAGCTGTTGTGACGCCGGAGAGCATGGCTCCTGCCGAGGTCATAGCTTCCCTGTCGGAGCAGCCAGCCGTCGGCACTCCCTctcaggatgaggaggaaggcgTGTCTGATGTGGAGAGCGAGAGGAGTCAGGAACCGCAGATCGGTTCCTTGGATATTAGTGGCATGGCAGCCAAGCTCCTCGACGTCTGGAAGGATCTGAAG GAGGTGTACAGAATACCGAAGAAGAGCCAGATTGAAAAGGACACAAACG ATCGCAGCAGAGATCGCGATGTTTCCTTGCCTCGAACCACTTCCGGCAGCCGGGAGCGGGACAAAGAGCGCGACAGAGATTATGACCGAGATTGGGACCGAGAGCGGGAGCGAGCGTCTGACAAAATTCCACGCAGCTCTGAGAGACGAAGGAGACGGTCCACGTCGCCACCGTCGTCCTACGAacggagcagcaggagagcagaaGAACG GTTCGACTCGTCCAAGACACCGAGAGGGGTGGGGTCCAAGGAGCGCAACAAGCTGTCCACAGAGGAGCGCAGGAAGCTTTTTGAGCAGGAGGTGGCACAGCGGGAGGCTCAGAAGcaccagcttcagcagcagcagcagcagcagcagcagcagcagcagctccaaacTATGGCTTATGACCCAGCGCTGGCATACGCCGCCAGCCCCGGCTTCATCAACTATCCTCCCGGATTCCCCGTCCAGACCTATGTGGAACCTTCCAACCCCAGCGCAGGCAAAGTACGGCTACCCACCCCTCCGTGTCAACCACCTCCTCCCCAACATCTTCCCTCTGCTCCGCAGGCGACCCCAGTGTCGGACATGACTCAGCACATGGCCCCCGCCGGCCGCACCGCCGCCACCCCTCAGCAGGAGCCgggggtggcgctcctttctGTGCCCGCCCAGGCCGCACCTCAGGTCCAAAGCCAGCAGAGCTACGCCACCATATGGGACCCCACCACTCAGCAGGCTGTGACGGTGCAGACGCAGCCAGCGCAGCAGTATGCGGCGGCAGCGGCGCCCCCTCAGGCGCCGCCGCCGCAGACGGCCATCTACTACCAAGGCCAGCCATGTCAGACCATCTACAGCCTGCCCGCTGCCTACCCCCAGCCCAGCGCTCCCGTCATCCAG GCGTACGCCGAACCGACAGCCAGCTACCTGTATCCGGGTCATCAGCAGGGCGTGGTGGTGCAGCAAGGCGGCACCGTCACCACCATCGTGACCTCGCAAACTGTCCAGCAG GAAATGATTGTATCCAACAACGTGATCGATCTCCCGCCGCCCTCCCCCCCCAAACCCAAAACCATCGTCCTGCCTCCCAACTGGAAAGTGGCCCGGGACCCTGAAGGGAAGATCTACTACTACCACATCGTCACCAG GCAGACGCAGTGGGACCCTCCCACCTGGGAGGCCAGCGGAGACAACCCCAGCGCGGACCACGAGTCCGAAATGGACCTGGGCACGCCCACCTACGACGAGAATCCTTCCAAG TTTTCCACCAAGACGGCCGAGGCGGACACCTCCAGCGAACTGGCCAAGAAGAGCAAAGAGACCTTCCGGAAAGAG ATGTCGCAGTTCATCGTTCAGTGTCTGAATCCTTACCGGAAGCCCGACTGCAAGCTGGGCCGAATCAGCAACACGGAAGACTTCAAGCACCTGGCGAGAAAG ctcaccCACGGCGTCATGAACAAGGAGCTGAAGGCCTGCAACAACCCCGAGGACCTGGAGTGCAACGAGAACGTGAAGCACAAGACCAAGGAGTACATCAAGAAGTACATGCAGCGCTTCGGCACGGTGTACAAACCCAAGGACGACACGGAGGTGTACTAG